The following is a genomic window from Nitrospirota bacterium.
CATTTGCTTTTGCATAGACCTTCCCATCAGGAGATTGAATTTCTGGTCAATGCCGCCAAGTTCTATATCTGTCTTTAAAAAAACTGAGTCATATGCCTGAAACAGCGGATAGTAAAATTCAAGAATGTTTATCGGGTGATTTTCTTTGAACCTCTTTTTAAAGTCTTCCCTCTCAAGCATTCTTGCGACTGTCTCCATTGCCCCGAGCTTTACCACATCCATTGCGTTCATCCTGACGAACCATTCGCTGTTAAATCGTATCTGGGTTTTCTTGGGGTCCAGGATTTTAAATACCTGTTTTTTGTAGGTCTCAGCATTCCGGTCTACGTCTTCTTTTGTAAGCGGTTTCCTTGCCTCGTTTCTTCCCGTAGGGTCGCCGATTATTCCCGTAAAATCGCCTATTAAAAAAACAACCTCATGCCCCAGGTCCTGGAACTGGCGCATCTTTTCAAGCAGGACTGTGTGGCCTAAATGAATGTCAGGCGCGGTAGGGTCAAAGCCCGCTTTTATCTTAAGGGGCTTGCCTATCTTGTACGAGCGCTCAAGTTTTTTTATGAGGTCTGCCTCAAGCAGAATCTCAACGCTCCCCCTTTTGATAATCTCAAGCTGTTCTGATGGCTTTAGCATAGTAATAAGGGTTCATGGATTCAAGGGTTCATGGATTCCAGTGAACTGATATGCAATGCAAGTGCATACGAAGGTTTTCACTTGACCACTTGAATCCTTGGCCGCTTGACCCCTGTTTCAAAAAGCATACAAGATTTTTGATATAAGATGCAAGGTTTAGTGGTTTTTATGTTGCGGTTTACTGTTGTCTTTGCGTATGATATTTTCTTTTATGGTAACGAATTCTGAATTTTGAACGGTTGAAACAGCTTTTTTAAAAGGGGACAATCATGAATGAAATCATTCCGGTTGAAGTAATCCAGCAGAAAATATTTCTGATTCGGGGACAAAAAGTTATGCTTGATAAGGACTTAGCAGAGCTTTATGGCGTTAAGCCGATTAGATTAAGAGAACAGGTTAAAAGAAATATACGACGATTCCCTAAAGACTTTATGTTTCAATTAAATGAACGAGAGATTGATAGTATGGTATCGCAAAATGCGATACCATCGCGTAAGCACCTCGGTGGTTATCAACCTTATGTCTTTTCTGAGCAAGGCGTTGCAATGTTGGCTACTGTTCTTAATAGTGAAACAGCCATACTTGCAAACATCGCAATTATGAGAGCATTTGTAAAACTGAGACAAATACTCTCCACACATAAAGAACTCGCCAATAAATTTAATGAGCTTGAAAGAAAAATTGAAAAACATGATGATGAAATCCGTATGATTTTTGATGCAATCCGTGCGCTCATGAATCCTTCGGAAAAGAAGCGCCCGAAGATTGGGTTTAAGAGAGAGAAAGAGAAATAATTCTATTAGTTGGCATATTAAGAAAAGGAGGGTATATGAAAAATCTAAATCGCTCTCAAATTGAAAGACAGGATTTTGTAGACAATGCTATTTTTAATTTAATCAAAATATTAAACCCGACAAATACAAGTATTGATTGGAACATAGAAATGATTGGTGAGGTTAGAGATGTTTTAAGAAACTGGTATGTTTACAATCTTAATATCACAAAAGAGCAGAAAATTTATCCTTATTTTGAGGAATAAAATTGAAATACAAAGACAACTGTGTCAAGGCTTGAAAATACACACGTCTTCAAAAATATATCGTTATCTGGTATGATATATTACTGCAGTAAATAGTGAGCAGTAAGGTGTTCTAATAAATTGTTTGTTTCTAACTGACAACTATTTACTGATAACTGTTCAATGGAATCTTGGGCGGATAGCTCAGTTGGGAGAGCACAGCCCTTACAAGGCTGGGGTCACAGGTTCAAACCCTGTTCCGCCTACCATTTTTAAACAGTGAATAGTGAACAGTAGTTAGTGAATAGCAAAACTGAAAGTTGTT
Proteins encoded in this region:
- a CDS encoding tyrosine--tRNA ligase, encoding MLKPSEQLEIIKRGSVEILLEADLIKKLERSYKIGKPLKIKAGFDPTAPDIHLGHTVLLEKMRQFQDLGHEVVFLIGDFTGIIGDPTGRNEARKPLTKEDVDRNAETYKKQVFKILDPKKTQIRFNSEWFVRMNAMDVVKLGAMETVARMLEREDFKKRFKENHPINILEFYYPLFQAYDSVFLKTDIELGGIDQKFNLLMGRSMQKQMGMEEQALVLMPLLEGLDGVNKMSKSLGNYIGITDSPKDMFGKIMSVSDTMMLRYYELLSRIPVAELQALKKGIEDGSAHPKKAKEALALEIVERYWGKEQALKAKEEFEHIFKEKGVPDEIPAFNPEWEDGEIWLPKLMKLSGIAAGTGEAIRLIKQGGVSINGKKWDDPDKKLPQGEYLIKAGKRRFLKVSSVNST
- a CDS encoding ORF6N domain-containing protein, with the protein product MNEIIPVEVIQQKIFLIRGQKVMLDKDLAELYGVKPIRLREQVKRNIRRFPKDFMFQLNEREIDSMVSQNAIPSRKHLGGYQPYVFSEQGVAMLATVLNSETAILANIAIMRAFVKLRQILSTHKELANKFNELERKIEKHDDEIRMIFDAIRALMNPSEKKRPKIGFKREKEK